A genomic window from Plasmodium coatneyi strain Hackeri chromosome 13, complete sequence includes:
- a CDS encoding Transporter protein: MEKTETNTNKGAGKWRKGGMSIITNMIHNVKNLFPQNNLQYTYVNTFTLCLFFTFIHKYLDQTLPSLYKSIENDFNIDVKTLYYVNTMYKLAYSAFNFFFALFFDYSFKKIFLVKYEKACVGENSVSTSGSANEERSDRVKEDRVGGVDSGVSDTQYEIQFKGESAQEGAKESSTNKAPCVNSGVNAVEEEKTTNEEKKKHNSTYVSDEVIWGEYRYTLNILLVSSIVYVVVIFGIMLSNNFLYFFFFMFIMGINNSCIYILIQKIYTNNVFSENRSTIFGFLHFFSSISHMLSISINTNLSNKFYLGFNGWRICYFVISFFPILVCIYLLRLIKQKKFQRSRSKNYSFSYLVSFDNMTDVCQESEKEENYCKGKNNKLEDLQGASKERPNERTEEKKKKKKKEEEEILLFNEEKGKQSMKGNCGEAREEVEQGDRHVPLGTSKSYDSKYVLHNSSKLGVRHSASTNDDLNTISLISTGERMNSNLIKRSFCHMASKKGSSLKGSALNVGANRSSSGESAVSGEGDCTTVGKNHTKDAKKKKNSLEDDANEITKKGTNSSSSSSIFAKRNEEREKYEHREELDNLLEEDEKEKDKKLKYEFSYLYEIKYVFKNYSFWLMITMGMLNGIPKHVLSLMIYFFQYCNISDFRSGLIISLSWLCASLISPFIGIISDYIYKLNKDINRQRIGMCTHCLRIILMFTMFFFVPKEADSFMYFVIISLFMGILSGWINIGTHKPIIIDIVKQRHTAFVMALMSAFENIGSSIIGTFFLSFLLNRYNYIDKRKVNNVHVNVNKHNVHVLSNVLLILTCFPWLISFCLLYVLKFTYKKDKLYNNLF; the protein is encoded by the coding sequence atggaaaaaacggAGACGAACACCAACAAGGGTGCAGGGAAGTGGAGGAAAGGGGGCATGTCAATAATTACCAACATGATTCACAACGTCAAGAATTTATTCCCCCAGAATAATCTGCAGTATACCTACGTAAACACATTTACGTTGTGTCTGTTTTTTACCTTTATACATAAGTACCTGGACCAGACTCTGCCCTCCTTGTACAAGTCCATTGAAAATGACTTCAACATTGATGTGAAAACTTTGTACTACGTGAACACCATGTACAAGTTGGCGTACTCtgccttcaattttttttttgcgctttTTTTCGATTACTCCTTTAAGAAGATATTTTTGGTGAAGTATGAGAAGGCCTGCGTGGGGGAGAACAGCGTCAGCACGAGTGGCAGCGCCAATGAGGAGAGAAGTGACCGCGTCAAGGAGGACAGGGTTGGAGGTGTGGATAGCGGTGTGAGTGATACCCAGTACGAAATACAATTCAAGGGGGAGAGCGCGCAGGAAGGGGCGAAGGAGAGCAGCACAAACAAAGCGCCCTGTGTAAACAGCGGTGTGAACgcagtggaagaagaaaaaacaactaatgaggaaaaaaagaaacataatAGCACGTACGTCAGCGACGAAGTCATATGGGGTGAATACAGATACACACTGAACATTCTATTGGTCTCTTCCATCGTCTACGTGGTAGTCATTTTTGGTATCATGCTGTCAAATAATTTcctgtacttttttttttttatgtttattaTGGGGATCAACAACTCATGTATATACATCTTGATTCAGAAAATTTACACCAACAATGTTTTTAGTGAAAACCGAAGTACCATTTTTggcttccttcattttttctcctccatttcGCACATGCTGTCCATTTCGATAAACACCAACCTGAGCAATAAGTTCTACTTGGGGTTTAATGGGTGGCGAATATGTTACTTCGTAATATCCTTCTTTCCGATCCTCGTCTGTATATACCTGCTAAGATTAAtcaagcaaaaaaaattccaacgCAGCAGAAGCAAAAACTACAGCTTCAGTTACTTGGTCTCCTTCGACAACATGACGGATGTCTGTCAGGAGAgcgagaaggaggaaaattactgcaaggggaaaaacaacaaattgGAGGATCTCCAGGGTGCAAGTAAGGAAAGGCCAAACGAAAGGacagaggagaagaaaaagaagaagaagaaagaggaggaagaaattttactttttaacgAAGAGAAGGGTAAACAGTCCATGAAGGGCAATTGTGGAGAGGCCAGGGAAGAGGTGGAACAGGGGGATCGTCACGTACCCCTTGGAACGAGCAAAAGTTACGACAGCAAGTATGTGTTACATAATTCGAGCAAGTTGGGTGTAAGGCACAGCGCAAGCACGAATGATGATTTGAACACCATTAGTTTAATATCGACCGGCGAGAGGATGAACAGTAATCTTATTAAGCGATCCTTTTGCCACATGGCTTCGAAGAAGGGGAGTTCCCTGAAGGGTAGCGCACTAAATGTAGGAGCCAATAGGAGTAGCAGCGGGGAAAGTGCAGTTAGCGGGGAGGGAGACTGTACCACTGTGGGAAAGAATCATACGAAAGAcgcgaagaagaaaaaaaactcgcTGGAAGATGATGCAAATGaaatcacaaaaaagggaacaaactCCTCCTcgtcctcctccatttttgcaaagcgaaatgaagaaagagaaaagtatGAACACAGAGAAGAATTGGACAATCTACTAGAAGaagacgaaaaggaaaaagataaaaagttGAAGTATGAATTTTCATACCTATACGAAATTAAAtacgtttttaaaaattacagTTTTTGGCTAATGATCACCATGGGAATGTTAAATGGAATCCCCAAACATGTCCTCAGCTTaatgatttatttttttcagtacTGTAATATATCGGATTTCCGAAGTGGCCTAATCATATCCTTAAGTTGGCTTTGTGCGAGTTTAATTTCTCCCTTCATTGGGATTATCAGCGactatatttataaattgaACAAAGACATAAATCGGCAAAGGATAGGAATGTGTACGCACTGCTTACGGATCATTTTAATGTTCacgatgtttttttttgtgcccaaGGAAGCGGATTCTTTTATGTACTTTGTTATAATTTCTCTCTTTATGGGTATTTTAAGTGGGTGGATAAATATAGGCACACATAAACCCATCATAATTGACATTGTCAAACAGAGACACACTGCTTTCGTCATGGCGTTGATGAGCGCTTTCGAGAACATTGGGTCTTCCATCAttggcactttttttctctctttccttctcaaCCGATATAATTATATCGACAAGAGGAAGGTCAACAACGTGCACGTGAATGTGAACAAGCACAATGTCCACGTTTTGTCCAACGTCTTGTTAATCCTGACGTGCTTCCCATGGTTAATATCCTTCTGCCTCCTCTACGTGCTCAAGTTTACCTACAAGAAGGATAAGCTGTACAACAATTTGTTTTAG
- a CDS encoding Proliferation-associated protein 2g4 has protein sequence MDQTPDAKPEEIDLEKYTHSGSIANTTLKKIIEKCVEGAKICELCDFGEKVLKEELDKVYTKKEKGNKVEKGISFPVTINVNEVCNNYSPAPSENEETIKSGDIVKICLGCHIDGHISMVGHTIYIGNENEVIEGPKAEVLKNAHTLSQLFLKSLKVGVNASDVTKNIQKACEELKCTVIPNCVTYQIKKYILEGSKFISLKENPENKVEDFQIESDDIYIVDVMVTTGDGKIKESDHKTTIYKREVQKNYHLKTNLGRSFINEVNKKFPVLPFHVKHVEDQRAALIGIPEALRHDLIKPYNVYTEKKKEFVSQFKYTVMVKEEGIKQLTGIKCSQLNNCKTVNEIQDETLKAILATSLTAKKKKTKGKPNGEASQDN, from the exons ATGGATCAAACACCAGACGCTAAGCCTGAAGAGATCGACTTGGAGAAGTACACCCACTCCGGGTCCATCGCGAACACCACATTGAAGAAAATCATCGAGAAGTGTGTAGAAG GTGCCAAGATCTGCGAGTTATGCGACTTTGGAGAGAAGGTACTGAAGGAAGAGCTAGACAAagtgtacacaaaaaaagaaaaaggaaataaagtgGAAAAGGGGATTAGTTTCCCCGTGACGATTAACGTGAACGAAGTGTGCAACAACTACTCCCCTGCACCTTCCGAGAATGAGGAGACCATAAAAAGTGGAGACATTGTTAAGATATGCTTGGGCTGCCACATAGATGGGCACATCAGTATGGTTGGCCACACCATCTACATCGGCAACGAAAATGAAGTCATTGAAGGTCCCAAGGCGGAAGTATTAAAGAACGCGCATACCCTCTCGCAGCTATTTTTGAAAAGTCTAAAGGTTGGAGTAAACGCCAGTGACGTGACAAAAAATATCCAGAAGGCATGTGAAGAATTAAAGTGTACTGTAATTCCCAACTGTGTAACCTACCAGATTAAGAAGTACATCTTGGAAGGAAGCAAATTTATTTCGCTAAAGGAGAACCCTGAAAATAAAGTTGAAGACTTCCAGATAGAATCCGACGACATATACATCGTCGACGTGATGGTCACCACAGgggatggaaaaattaaagagaGTGATCATAAGACTACCATTTATAAACGGGAAGTGCAAAAGAATTACCACTTGAAAACAAATTTGGGTAGATCCTTCATCAACGAGGTCAATAAAAAGTTTCCcgtccttcccttccatgtGAAGCATGTAGAAGATCAGCGAGCCGCTCTCATCGGTATCCCCGAAGCATTAAGACATGACCTAATCAAACCGTACAATGTCTACacggagaagaaaaaagaatttgtgTCTCAGTTTAAGTACACCGTTAtggttaaggaagaaggaattaaGCAGCTCACTGGTATCAAGTGTTCTCAACTGAATAACTGTAAAACGGTGAATGAGATCCAGGACGAGACGTTGAAGGCCATTCTGGCTACGTCCCTAACGgccaagaagaagaagaccaAAGGGAAGCCCAACGGGGAAGCGTCCCAGGATAACTGA